One Rhinolophus sinicus isolate RSC01 linkage group LG06, ASM3656204v1, whole genome shotgun sequence DNA window includes the following coding sequences:
- the LOC109438813 gene encoding olfactory receptor 5B2: MGNRTEVTQFILLGLTSAPGLQVPLFITFTLIYLIIIVGNLGMIMLILLDSRLHTPMYFFLSNLSLVDFGYSSAVTPKVMAGLLIGDKVISYNACAAQMFFFVAFATVENFLLASMAYDRFAAVCKPLHYTTTMTTSMCARLAIGSYVCGFLNAAFHVGDIFSLFFCKSNIVHHFFCDVPAVMALSCSDKHISEVLLVFMSSFNVFFALLVILISYLFIFITILKIHSAQGHLKALSTCASHLTAVSIFYGTIIFMYLQPSSSHSMDTDKMASVFYTMIIPMLNPVVYSLRNKEVKSAVKKIFEKANFSMGLGF; this comes from the coding sequence ATGGGGAACAGGACAGAAGTGACACAGTTCATCCTTCTCGGGCTAACCAGTGCCCCAGGACTGCAGGTCCCTCTCTTTATCACGTTCACTCTCATTTACCTCATCATCATTGTTGGGAACCTGGGCATGATCATGTTGATTCTTTTGGACTCTCGTCTCCACACTCCCATGTACTTTTTCCTCAGTAACCTGTCTTTGGTGGACTTTGGTTACTCCTCAGCTGTCACTCCCAAGGTCATGGCTGGGCTCCTTATAGGAGACAAGGTCATCTCCTACAATGCATGTGCTGCTCAGATGTTCTTTTTTGTAGCCTTTGCCACTGTGGAAAATTTCCTTTTGGCCTCAATGGCTTATGACCGCTTTGCAGCAGTGTGCAAACCCCTACATTATACCACCACTATGACGACAAGTATGTGTGCGCGTCTGGCCATAGGCTCCTATGTCTGTGGTTTCCTGAATGCCGCCTTCCATGTTGGGGACATATTCAGCCTTTTCTTTTGTAAGTCCAATATAGTCCATCATTTTTTCTGTGATGTTCCAGCTGTCATGGCTCTCTCTTGCTCAGATAAACACATTAGTGAGGTGCTTCTTGTTTTTATGTCGAGCTTTAATGTCTTTTTTGCTCTTCTGGTTATATTGATTTCCTACCTATTCATATTTATAACCATCTTGAAGATACACTCAGCTCAAGGGCACCTGAAGGCTTTGTCCACCTGTGCTTCTCACCTCACTGCAGTCTCCATCTTCTATGGGACAATCATCTTCATGTACttacagcccagctccagccatTCCATGGACACAGACAAAATGGCCTCCGTGTTCTACACCATGATCATCCCCATGCTGAACCCTGTGGTCTACAGCCTGAGGAACAAGGAGGTCAAGAGTGCAGTCAAGAAGATATTTGAGAAGGCAAATTTTTCTATGGGGTTGggattttaa
- the LOC109438808 gene encoding olfactory receptor 5B3 yields the protein MKNSTEVTQFIFLGLTNDPELQVPLFVIFTLIYLITLIGNLGMIVLILLDSRLHTPMYFFLSNLSLVDFGYSTAVTPKVMAGFLIKDKVISYNACAAQMFFFVAFATVESYLLASMAYDRYAAVCKPLHYTTAMTTSMCARLVIGSYVCGFLNASIHTGNTFTLSFCDSNLVRHFFCDIPAVVVLSCSDRQVTELVLICVVSFNIFFALLVILISYTFIFITVLKMHSSAGYQKALSTCASHLTAVSIFYGTIIFMYLQPSSSHSLDTDKMASVFYTMIIPMLNPVVYSLRNKEVKRALVKLFGRQNYL from the coding sequence ATGAAGAATAGTACTGAAGTGACACAGTTTATATTCCTAGGACTAACCAATGACCCCGAACTGCAGGTCCCCCTCTTTGTAatatttaccctcatctacctcatCACTCTGATTGGGAATTTGGGGATGATCGTGTTGATTCTCTTGGACTCTCGTCTCCACACTCCCATGTACTTTTTCCTCAGTAACCTGTCTCTGGTGGACTTTGGTTACTCTACGGCTGTCACTCCCAAAGTCATGGCTGGGTTCCTTATAAAAGACAAGGTCATCTCCTACAATGCGTGTGCCGCTCAGATGTTCTTTTTTGTAGCCTTCGCCACTGTGGAAAGTTACCTCTTGGCCTCAATGGCCTATGATCGCTACGCAGCAGTGTGCAAACCCCTACATTATACCACGGCCATGACGACAAGTATGTGTGCACGTCTGGTCATAGGTTCCTATGTCTGTGGTTTCCTGAATGCCTCCATCCACACTGGGAACACTttcactctctctttctgtgaCTCCAATCTGGTGCGTCACTTTTTTTGTGATATTCCAGCAGTCGTGGTTCTGTCTTGCTCTGATAGACAAGTTACTGAGCTGGTTCTTATTTGTGTAGTGAGTTTCAATATCTTTTTTGCTCTTCTGGTTATTTTGATATcctacacatttatatttatcacCGTCCTAAAGATGCACTCATCTGCAGGATATCAGAAGGCTCTATCCACCTGTGCCTCCCACCTCACTGCAGTCTCCATCTTCTACGGGACAATCATCTTCATGTACttacagcccagctccagccatTCCTTGGACACAGACAAAATGGCCTCCGTGTTCTACACCATGATCATCCCCATGCTGAACCCTGTGGTCTACAGCCTGAGGAACAAGGAGGTCAAGAGGGCTCTCGTGAAGTTGTTTGGGAGGCAAAATTATCTCTAG